GCAAGGCGCGCACGTCGGCGCGGCGGCGCAGCGACTTGAGATCGTCGTCGTTGCGGCCGAGGACCTGGACGCGCGAGGGATCGATGGCGGCGGCGCGCCGGAGGAAGGCGACCGCATCCTCCTGCCGATCGGAGAGCGCGGCGGTGGCGGCAGCGTTGTAGAGACCGTCGACGTAACCTGGGTCGGCCGCGATGACGCGGTCGAATTCCCGGCGGGCGGAATCGAGCTCGCCGGCGGCGTAGTCGGCGAGGCCGTGCGCGTTGTGCAGCTGGGCTTCTCCGCGACGGATCCGGGCGCGTCGCAGACCCACCGTCCGGCGCAGCGGCGGACCCGCACGCACCGAGCCGGCGAGCAGCCACGCGACGCCGTCCTCGAGGAAGACCTGGGGCCTGACGGGGACGCCGGTGAGCGGCATGCGCGCCAGCTCGACGTCATCTCCGGAAGGGCGGTCGGAGAGCAAGAGCACCATTGCATCTTCCGCCCGCGAGACGCGCAGCGACAGCGGCAGGGATCCCGCTTCCGGAGCTCCCTTCACCTGCCACAGCGCCCGCCCCGGTTCCGGCGTCGCCGCGGCGCGCGGCGCAAAGCCGAGCTCCTTTGCCCGCGACAGCGCAGCAGGCCACTCGAGCGCGATCGCCGTGGACAGGGCCGGCTCCGGCCGCTCCGCGACGGCGTGAAGACGTGCCGCGACCGCGCTGGCGCGCTCGGGCGGCGCTTCGACGAGCGTGCGGGTGGGGCCGTCGTGCCGGAGCGCGAGCAGCGTCAGGTGCGGCGCTTCTCCTTCCGCCTCGAGGAATTCCACGGCGGCCGCTCCGTCCTTGCCGAATCCGATCAGGGCCTGCTCGTGGACGATCGGTCGCCCCGCCGCCTGCTCGGGAAACGTCGGCGGCATCCGCCATTCCGCGCAGCCGAGAATGGAGCAGAGCAGCGCGAGACGGCGCATCGCGCCTTTCTACCTTAGAATGGCGGGTCCGATGCGTTGGTCGCTCCTCGAACCCGTCCGCTCCCGTCTCGCCGACGAGCGCGGCAGCTTGCGCAAGCAGGCGGCGACCCGCATCGCGCTCTGCTACCCGAGCCCCTACCACGTGGGGATGAGCTCGCTGGGGTTCCAGACCATCTATCGGGAGATCCATGCCCACGGCGATGCCGCCGCGGAGCGAGCGTTCCTGCCGGACGACGTGGGCGCCTGGAGGGAAGCGCGCGTCCCTCTCTGCACGTACGAATCGCAGCAGCCGGTCGCCTCGTTCTCGTGCCTCGCGTTCTCCATCAGCTACGAGCTCGAGATCACCGGGCTGTTCGAGATGCTCGATCTGGCCGGCATGCCGGTCCTGCGCGAAGAGCGCGACGACCGGCACCCGCTGGTGGTCTGCGGCGGTCCGCTGACGTTCTCGAACCCGGTGCCCCTCGCTCCGTTCGCGGACGTGATCGTCCTCGGCGAGGCCGAGGAGCTGATCCACACGCTCTGCGACGCGCTCACCCTGCCCCGTCACGAGCTGCGGACGAGGCTGTCCCAGCATCCCGGATTCTACGTTCCGGGTCTGTCCTCGACCTGGCCCGGCGTGGCGAAGGCCGACGACGACCGGCTGCCGGCCCGTTCGCAGATCATTACGCCGCAGACCGAGCTGCGCTCGATGTTCCTGATCGAGCCGGAGCGCGGATGCTCGCGCGGATGCACATACTGCGTCATGAGACGCACGACCAACGGCGGGATGCGGACGGTGGATCCGGAGCGGGTGCTCGAGCTGCTGCCGGAGGACGCGCGCCGCGTGGGACTGGTGGGCGCCGCCGTCACCGACCACCCGCGCATCGTCGAGCTGGTGCGCACGCTGGTCGACGAGGGGCGGGAAGTCGGCATCTCATCGCTGCGCGCGGATCGGCTTTGCGCCCGTCCGGAGCTGATCTCGCTGCTGGCGCAGTCGGGTGCGCGGACGCTGACCACCGCCGCCGACGGCGCTTCCGAACGGCTGCGCACGGCGCTCGACCGCCGCACCACGGCCGCACAGCTCCTCCGTGTCGCCGGGCTCGCACGGGAAGCGGGCTTCCAGCGGCTCAAGCTGTATCTGATGGTCGGCCTGCCCGGAGAAGAGGACCGCGATCTCGACGAGCTGGCGGAGTTGGCGGGCGAGATCTCCCGCATCCTTCCGCTCAGCTTCGGGTGCGCACCGTTCGTGGCGAAGCGGAACACGCCGATGGACGGGACGCCGTTCGTTCCCGTCGAGGAGACGGAGCGGCGCATCGCGTATCTGCGGGCGAAGCTGCGCGGGCGGGCGGAGATCCGGCCCACCAGTCCGCGCTGGGCCTGGGTGGAGTACATGCTCGCGCAGGGCGGCGAGGATGCGGGGCACGCTGCGCTCGATGCCTGGCGCGCTGGCGCCTCGTTTGCAGCGTGGAAGCGCGCCTTTCGCGAGCGCGGAGTGCGACCGCGGGGCGAGCGCCGCGTCGCCGACGGCCGCCTCAGACTGCCACGGCTCGCGGCCTGGCCCGTTCTCTGAGGACTCCGATGCCCGCGCTGCAGATCTGCTACCACGACCACTGCTTCGACGGCGTCGCCTCGGGGGCAGCGTTCCTTCGCTTCTACCGCGACAAGGTGAAGCCTGGCCCGCTGGACGTGTCGTTCCGGGGGATGGCGCACCGCGCGGGACAGCTCTTCGACGAAGGCGTGTTCGCGGGCGAGGAGAACGCCGTCGTCGACTTCCGCTTCTCCCCCGATCCGCGGCTGACGTGGTGGTTCGATCATCACCAGAGCGCATTCGAGACGCCGGCGGACGAAGCGGTGTTTCATGCCGATCGCAGCGGCCGCAAGTTCTGGGATCCGCAGGCGAAGAGCTGCACGCGGTTTCTCGCCCGGACGGTGGAGGAGAAGTTCGGCTGGGACAGCTCGCCCTTGCGCGAGCTGATCGATTGGGCGGAGATCATCGACGGCGCCCTCTTTCCGAACCCGCAGATGGCGGTCGCGCTGACCGACCCGGCGATGCAGCTCATGCTGCTGATCGAAGCCACCAAGGACCCCGACCTGTGCCCACGGCTGATCCGCGAGCTCTCGCAGCGCCCGCTCTCGTCCGTGCTGGCCGAACCCTGGGTCACCCAGCCGCTGAAACCGCTCTTGGCGCGGCATCACGAAGTCGTGGCCCTGGTGAAATCACGCATCCGCCTGGACCATGGGGTCGCCACGTACGATCTCGCCGATCTCGGCATCGACACCGTGAACAAGTTCATCGCCTACGCCGCCGACCCATCGACGGTCTATACCGTCTCCGTCTCCCGCGGCCCGACCCGAAGCAAGGTCTCCCTCGGCTCCAATCCCTGGCAGCAGGATCGCCGCCGCCACAACCTGGCACGCATCGCCGAGCGCTACGGGGGCGGCGGCCACCCCGCCGTCGCCGCCATTTCATTCCCTCCTGACCACCTCGACCAGGCCCGCGCAGCCGCCGCCGTGATCGCCGACGAGCTCCGAACGTAAACCCCTTACTTCTTGGCCTTCGTCTCCGCCTGCGCTTCCTTCTTCCCTTCGAGGGGCTTCTGCAGGAACTCGAACTCGAGGTCGAGATTCACGTCGTCGGAGACCATCGCGCCCCCCGACTCCAGCGCCTTGTTCCAGGTCAGCCCCCACTCCGACCGCTTCAACTTCCCGGTGGCGCTGGCGGGATACACGCTGGTGCCGAACGGAGACTTGATGGGCTGTTCCGTGAAGCTCGCCTCCAGGCTCAGAGGCTTCGTCACACAATGCATGGTCAGGTCGCCCGTCACCTTGTACTTGTCGCCGGACTTCTCGATCCGGTTCGACTTGAAGGTCATCTCCGGGCACTTCTGCACGTCGAAGAAGTCCGGCGACTTGAGGTGGCCATCGCGCTTCTCGTTGTTGGTGTTGATGCTCGACGGATCCACCTTCAGCTCGATCGCGCTCCTCGAAGGATCGTCCTTGTTCCAGTTGAGGGTGGAGGAGAACCTGGGGAACTGGCCGCGCACCGTGGTCACCACCATGTGCTTGACGGAAAAGCCGACGGTGCTGTGGTTGGGATCGGCCTCGAGGGTGACGGACGCGGCGGCGAGGACGGCTGCGAGAACGAGCGTCATCTTTTGGTATCTCCTTGGGAGGTCAGGCGATTTGCCAGAGCTTCAGCACCGAAGCGGGATCTCCACCAGAGGCGCGATAGAGCTCCAGCGCCCGCTCGGCGTACGTACGGCCGGAGCCTAGGATGTCGGAGAGGGGATCGAGGTTCCTTGATTCGTCGAGCCCCGACGTCTTCTGCCATCCTTTCAGGCCCTCCTGGGCGATGCGAAGCAGATCGCGCCCCAATTCCAGCGCGCTGGCGCCTCCCGGCCCACGGGCGCGCAGCGCGACGCGCGCCACGTCGGCCTGGAACTGCAGGAGCTCGGAGAACTTCCAGCCGCTGGTCAAGGCCGCGGCCGCCTCGCGCGCGCCCTTGTCGTAGAGAATCCCCACCCAGAGAGCGGGCAGCGCGATCATCAACGGAAGCGGCACCACGTCCGCCCCGCGCAGCTCCAGCACCCGCTTGACCCGCACTTCAGGGAACAGCGTCGTCAGGTGATCGACCCAATGCGAGAGCGTCGGCTGCGCCTTCTCGCCAGAGGCGAGCTGACCGCTCGTGAGCCAGGCACGGAACGTCTGATCGCCCGCGTCGCGATACTCGGTCCCGTTGCGGACGAACAGCATCGGGACGTCGATCGCCCACTCCACGTACCTTCGATACCCCCAGTCCGGCTGCAGCATCTGCTCGAGCAGCCCGCAGCGGGAAGCATCGGTCTCGCGCCAGACCTGGTATCGGAAGTCGAGGTACCCGCTGTCGCGCCCATTCACCAGGGGGCTGTTGGCGAACATCGCGCTGACGATCGGAGACACGGCGGTCGCCGCGCGCACCTTGGAAGCGAGGTCCGCCTCGTCGCTCCAGTCGAGGTTCGCCTGCACGGTGGCTGTCATCAGCATCATGTCCAGCGCCAGGCGGCCCTTGTTCCCCAGCGACGACTTCATCGCCGCGTAGCGTCCCTTGGGCATCCAGGGAACGTCGTCCCGGGTGCCGAACGGACGATACCCACAGGCCAGCCAGGCGATCCCGTGCGAGTCGCGACGCACCTGCGCGAGATGCGCTTCGATCTCCCCGCGGATGTCGGCGAAGGACCGCAGCGCAGCGCCCGACAGCTCGAGCTGTCCGCCCGGCTCCAGCGTCACCGACGCGTCCTTCGACAGCAGCGCGATGGGTTGGCCGTTTTCCTTGTGCTTGTGCTGCGTGCCGCCCGCCGACCGGGCGATGGCGTCGAGCAGCGCGCGGATGCCGTCGGGCCCGTGATACGGCACCGCCTCGAAGCGCGGCCCGCGCACGCCGATCTTCTCGTGCTCCACCCCGATCAGCCAGCGGTCCAGCGGACGCTCGGCGCCCTTCACGTAGGCGATCAGGTCGCCGAGGTTGCTGACAGGGGCTGAGAGCCCGCCGAGATCGAGAGACATGTTTTGAAGTTGATGCCGGCCGCCCCGTTTCGGAGCAGGCCCTCATCTTGCCTCGAATGCCGCCAATTCCGGGCGGCCCGCGAACGCCTGTCGCGCGACGGCGACGATCTGCTCCTCGATGGCGCGAGCTTCGCCCACCGGGTTCCTCCCGCCCATCGCGGCCTCCAGCTGATCGCAAAGCGCGCCCAGGTGATTCACCGTGGCCGCGTTGATCGCGTACTTGATCAGGTTCGCCGCGTATCCCGGCGCCTCCCGGGCGACGTGGCGACCGAGCGCGAGCACGTCCCGCGCCGACGCGGGCAACGGCCGCTGAGCGTCGAATACGGCCTGGAACTTCACGTTCCCGGGAAACTCCTTCCGCACCGCCGCCTGGAACTCCTCCACCTCGCGCTGGATCTCGCGCACCAGCACCTGGGTGGCGCCGCCGATCGCGCGCGCCTGCGACTCCACGCCGCGCAGCGCGACTTCGTAGCTCTCGATCGCCCGCGGGGGGAGCCCCGCCGCCTCCAGTGCGTCCTGATGTTCGCGCGCCGCGTGGAGGAGGCGCTGCTGCGGCCTCTTGCGCTTCTTCCGCATGATCACACCTGCATGAGGTCTTTTTCTTTCGAGCCGATGACCTCGTCGACCTTCTTCACTCCGTTGTCGACCTCGGTCTGGACCTTCTCCATCGCCTTCTTGCCGTCGTCCTCGGTGAGCTCGCCTTCCTTGACCGCTTCCTCGATCAGCTCCTTGGCGTCGCGGCGCTCGTTGCGGATGGCGATCTTGTGCTCCTCCCCCTTGTGCTTGACGAGCTTGACGAATTCCCGGCGGCGCTCCTCGGTGAGGGGCGGGATGGGGACGCGGACCACCTCGGCATCGGACTGGGCATTCACGCCGAGGCCGGCGGCGTTGATCGCCTTCTCGATCACCGGGATCATCGATTTCTCCCACGGCTTGATGACGATCAGCCGCGGATCGGCGACGGTGACGTTGGAGACGTTGTTGAGGGGGGACATCTGACCGTAGTAGTCCACGCGCACGGCGTCGAGCAGCGCGGGATTGGCGCGGCCGGTGCGCACCTTCGCCAGCTCGCGGCGCAGGTCGTCGAGCGTCTTGCTGATGCGCTTGCGCAGGTCGTCGAGGATGTCCTCTGCCATGCCCATGGAATCAGGCCTCCTGCTGCTGGGGCTTGAGCGTGCCGACCAGCGTGCCCACGTCCTCGCCCTGCACCACCCGGATGATGTTCCCCCGCTGCGCGAGGTCGAAGACGATGATGGGCAGCTCGTTGTCCATGCAGAGGGAGATCGCGGTCGAGTCCATTACCTTGAGGTTCTTCCCCAGCACTTCGATGTAGCTGAGCGTCTTGTAGCGCGTCGCGCTCGGGTCCTTGATCGGGTCCGCGGTATAGATGCCGTCGACCTTGGTGGCCTTGAGGATCACGTCGGCGTGGATCTCCATCGCGCGGAGGCTCGCGGCCGTGTCGGTGGTGAAGTACGGATTGCCCGTGCCCGCGGCGAAGATGACCACGCGCCCCTTCTCGAGGTGCCGCACGGCGCGTCGGCGGATGTAGGGCTCGGCGAGCTGCTGCATGTCGATTGCGCTCTGCACCCGCGTATAGACGCTGAGCTTCTCCAGCGAGTCCTGGAGCGCCAGCGCGTTGATCACCGTGGCCAGCATCCCCATGTAGTCGGCGCTGGCGCGGTCCATCCCCTCGGTGCTGGCGGACACGCCGCGGAAGATGTTTCCGCCGCCGATGACGATGCCGACCTCGACGCCCATCCCCACGATGTCGCGCACTTCCTGCGCGATCTGCTGCAAGGTCTTGGGCGAGATTCCGTACTTCCCTTCGCCCATCAACGCTTCGCCGCTCAGCTTCAGGAGGATGCGCTTGAATCGCGGCCGGGAAGGAGCAGTCACGGGGCGCGGAAGCTATCTTGCACCCCGAAGTCGGTCAAGAACTGGCACCTCTTCCGATCGACCGCCAAGCACGCCAAACACGCCAAGGATTTCGTTTCGTTCAGTTGGCGTCGTCCGGAAGCCCTTCGTCGCTTGCCGGGCGCGGCAAGCGGGGCAGCACCTCCACCTCGGCGAGGGGGTCGAGCTGGACGTCCACGGCGCTCGCCTTCAGCTCCTCGAACCGGCGCGCCGCCGGCAACAGGCGGCTGTCGAACGACCCGACGGCGCCGTTGTATGTCTTGAGTGCGCTCTCCAGGGCGCGCCCCAGCTTCGCCATGTGCCGGCTCAGGTCGGCGATGCGCTTGTGCAGCTCGCGGCCCTCGTTGGCGATCTCGCGCGCGTTCGCGGCGATTGCGTCCTGCTTCCAGACGTGGGCGATGGTGAGCAGGAGCGCCAGCAGCGTAGCCGGCGTAGCCAGCACGATGCGCTTCGCGAATGCGTCCTCGTGCAGCGCCGGATCCACCTCCAGCGCCGCCGCCAGCAGCCCCTCGGACGGCAGGAACAGGACCGCCATCTCCGGGCTGCCCGCGAACGCCTCCCAGTACTGCTTGCGCGAGAGGCAGTCGACGTGGGCGCGCAGCTGCGCCGCGTGGGCGACCAGGAGCGCCTCGCGGTCGGCTTCCGGCGCCTCCACCGACTTGAGATACGCCTCGAGCGGCACCTTCGCGTCGAGGAGCACCGTCTTCTCGCCCGGCAGTCGCACCGCCACGTCTGGCCGGAGCACGCCATCCGCAAGCTGCGCCACCGGCTGCTCGAGGAAGTCCACATGGGCGCGCAACCCCGCAAGCTCCAGCGTGCGCCGCAGCTGCGTCTCTCCCCACCGGCCGCGCTGCGCGGGAGCGCGGAGCGCGGTGGCGAGCTTCGCGGTCTCGTCGCGCAGCTTCTCCTCCTGCGCGGCCAGGGCGCGCACTTGCTCGGACAACCGCGCCGCGGTCACGTCCCCCGCTTTTTCCAGCTTGCCGATCTTCTCGTCGACACGGCCGAGCGACTCCTGCACCGGCCGCACCATCTCCTCCACTGCCCGGGCGCGCCGGTCGAGCTCCGCCTGCGAGCTCTCCTGCGCGCGGCGCAGCACCTGGTCGGCGAGCTGGACGAGATGCGCGGTATTCGCGTCGAGCGCCTGGCGCGACAAGGCTGCGAATGTCTCCTGCAGCCTCTGGTGCTTCTCCTCGCTGGAATCGAGCCTGGCCTCGAGCGCGGCGCGGGCCGCGGATTCGGCGGAGCGGACCTCGCGCTCCGAACGCAGCTCGGCATCCCGGGCCAGGAGCGCGGACTTCAGATCCCGCACCTGCGCGCGGGAGCTGGCGAGAAGGACGGAGAGCGCGACGGCGGCGGCCAGCAGGGCAAGAAGGGCGATCATGCGATTTCCTCCCTGCGCGCAAGCTTGCCGGAGGGGTCTGACATGCATCGCTCAAGCTGCCGGATTTCCTGCGAATACCGTTCTCCCCAATAGCCCCGCTCCGACGCATCGACGAGCCGACCGGTCAGCGCGAAGAGCGAATAGACGCAGGCATCGATGCGCCGGTCCAGCGCGTGCGCTGCGCCAGGCCCATCTGCCACTGCCCGCTGCCGGGCGAGGTCCGCGAGGCTGGACGGATCGTCGAGCAGGGCCCGCGGGACGGGAAGCTCGCGCAACGCGCTCGGCTTCACGTTTACGTCGGTGGTGCGCAGTCGATGGTATCGCTGCAGCGGAACGGCCTGGATCCACGCGAGCAGCGCCCAGAGGCGCTCGGGGTCTCCGCAGCTCAGCGTCGAGAGCGAGTCCAGGCACACGCGGTCGCGCCCGACCACCGCCGCCTCGAGCCAACGGGCCCAGGGAACGAGCGCGTTGGTGCGGATCCGCTGCACGGCGACGCGCTCGCTGCCAACCTGGCGGTCCACGAGCCGTGCGAGCGGCGAAGGATCGAGGAGGGTCTTGGGCCGCCACCGCAGCGCATAGGGAACGATATCCTCGCCGCCGAGCAGGCCGATCTCCCGCCCTCGTGGCTCCCGCCGCCCGACGTGCCGCGCGTTGTTCCCCGTGCGCATGCCGTAGCCCACCTTGCAGACGGAGCCGAGAGGGACGGCGTTCGCCTCCATCGCGCGGCACAGGTCTCGCTCGGCGGCAGAGCGGTAGACGAACCAGCCCCGGGTGGACGTCGCCACCAGCTCGCCGCCTGAGACGGTCGCGAGCGCCTTGCCGCGCCTCGCGACGTAGGTCGCGCGCGCGAGAGCGGGCCGACGCACGAGCACGACGGCCTGCACCCGCGTGTCCTTCGCCGACGCAAACGGCTTTCCCAGATCGACGAGGGCCGCCACTTCCGCCTGGGCGATTACTTCCTGCCTGAGCGCGCCGGAGCGCGAGAGGAACATCCACGTGTCCGGAACGAGGAGCGCCGCGGCGCCCCCGGGTCGCACGAGTTGCAGGGCGCGGAGGAGGAACGCCGCATACCGGTCGATCTCCCCGCCCCGCAGCGCCGGAAAGGCGCGGAGCAGGAACGCGCGCTCGGCGGCGACGCTGACGTGACCGTAGGGCGGATTGGAAACGATCAGATCGGCCGGCTCGCGCGGGGCCACGCGCAGCGCGTCCGCCCGGCGCAGGCGCGCCGTCGCTCCGCACAGCCGCAGCGCCTGGCGCGCGACCCGCAGCGCGCCGGGATCGAGGTCGAACCCGTGCAGATCGCGCAGGCCCGCCCGCGCCGCGGCGACGAGGAACGCCCCGCCGCCGGCGCAGGGGTCGAGGACGCGGCCATCCTCCACTCCGGAGGTCCGCAGCGCGATCGCCAGCACTTCCGCGGCGATTGTCGGCGGCGTGTAATAGAGCCCGGCCTGCTTCCGACCAAAGCGACCGAGCGCGCGCGACCTCTCCTCTTCGAATCGGGCGATCAGCGCATCCGCGCTCAACGCCCCGCACCCACCGAGATGGGGATCTCCACATCGAACGCGGCGCCGGAGAACCGCGGAAACACGATCTTCCTCGTGGCGCGCTTCAGGCACACGCCCAGCGGGCTCTCGTCCACGGACTGGCGATCGATGCGCGCCTCGGTCACCTGCCCTGAAGGCGCGATGGTGGTGGCCACCCGGATGGTCCCCACCTGGAGGTCCGGATCGTGCCGGCGCGCATCGTCGACGCAGTCCTGCAGCGCAGGCTTGTTCTCGTCGAGCTTGCGGCGCACCTGGTCGGCGGTGAGACCGACGAACGCCGTTGCCGCCGACGGCGGTTCCGCCGTCCCCGGCGCCGGCGTCTGCACCCTGGTTCCCGCGCGCGCGCTGCTCTCCGCCTCGGGCCGCGGCTCGGCGGGCTTCTGCGGCGCGGCGCCCAGGACGATCCAGAGAACGATCGCGGCGACGGCGAGGGCCATGAGCCCGACGAACACGATGAAAGGCCCCTGGCCGTGCCGGACTGCGTTCCCGAACATGACCGCGCGCGGCTCGATCTCCGTGGCCGACCTTGGCTGCGGCGTCGCTTCCTTGGGCGCCGCCTGCTCCGCCGCCGCTGCGTGCCCCGAGCCTGGTGCGCTGCTCTCGTCCATGGAGTAGGCGTGCGGCTGCGTATCCGCGCCGGCCGTGGCCCCTGGCTCCGTCGCCGCAGAGGATGTCTGCCCCTCGGACGCGGCAAGCACGTGCGGGCTCCGGTGCGCCGGCGAGATCGCAGCCGTCGGCCCGGGAAGCTGCGGGAAGAGCGCCACCAACTCGATGACGTCCTTGGCGCGCTGCCATGAGTCCATGCCTTCGCACCAGACGTACGTCCGCGGCCCGAGCTCTCCCTCGTCGGCGCGAGTCTCCAGATCGGTGCGCGTCATCGGCCCGGTCTGCTTGCCGTGGAGCATGGCGAACCAGACGGCTGGATCGGGCGGGATGGCGGGGGGCGGCGCGGCGAAGCGCTGGGTGGGGGGCGAGCCGTTCTGGATGTCGTCACGCCGCGAGGCCCGCAGCGCCCTCTCCAGGACGTCGCTGTCCATCGCACGCGTGCTCTCGGTGTCGCTGTCGGGGACCGACACCGCCCGCGGCGAGGATGCGGGACCCGGTGCGATGACGCGGGGAGGCGATTTCGAGACGAGCGGATCGGCAAGAGCGATCTTCGCCCCGCAGCGCTTGCACCGGACGACGAGCCGCTTGCCGCGGACCTTTTCGTCCGCGATCTGCAGCTGCGCTTTGCAGCTCTCGCAACTGAATTGCATCCCCGCGCCACTCTACATCAACTTCCCCAAACAGCGACGCTGTACAGCCTCAAACAGTAGCCGCAAAGCCGCACCTCCGGTGCGGCAGCGGCTACGAGGCAGCCTCCGCGCTCGCGGACTCGGAGTTGCGCCGGCCCCGGCGCTTGCGCCCCCGGGGGACCAGCGTGCCCGCTTTCTGCGCGCGGTAGCGGGCACGGTAGTAGTGCGACCGGCAAAGGCCCTTCGCCAGCACCGGCTTGCCGCAGCCGGCTTCGCTACAGACGGCGCGCGCTCCCGACGGACGCCGCCCGCGCCGGCCACCCAGACCTGCCCCGAGACGGCGCGCGAGATCGCCGGCGTCGATGGAGCTCTCCAGCGTGCGCTGGACGCTTTGCGCGATGATCTGGCCCAGCTGGGTCCCGATCTGCTCGCCGAGGCTCTGCACCCATTCCCCCATGCCGGGTCGTCCGCGTCCGCGTGCCATCGTGGCTCCGATCGATAAAGGAAATCGATAAAGAATCGCGCGCCAATAGAGCCGCGTGTAAACCGATTGTCAAGGAGCGCGGCTCCCGTTTTTGCAATAGTCACAATTTCACGCCGCGTTCTTCCAATGCCCGCAGCAGCGCATCGAGGCGGCGCTCCTCGCGCGCGATTTCCAGGCCGGCGGCACGCGCTCCGTCGAGGAGCGCGATGGACATGAGGACGGCGCCGAGCGCTTCCTTCTCCCGCCCTTCCTGCTGCAGGAGCGATTCGATTCCCTGCGACAAATGTCGGAAGTCCGCAAAACAGAACGTTGCCGGCAAATCCGGGATCGGTCCGGTGTTGACGGTAGACGGCGCAAAGGCGAAGCCGACGTCGGCCAGCGCCACCTGCCGGCCGTCCTCCAGGACCAGCACCAGATAAGGTGCGGCGCGCATCGGACTTGCGCGCTCCTCGATCTGCGCGATCTCGCCCCAACGGATCCGCAGCTCCTTCCCGGTGCCGGGCTCCAGAAGGCGCGCTCCCATGCCGTCGGCGTCCTCGATGGCG
The genomic region above belongs to Deltaproteobacteria bacterium and contains:
- a CDS encoding glutamate--cysteine ligase, which codes for MSLDLGGLSAPVSNLGDLIAYVKGAERPLDRWLIGVEHEKIGVRGPRFEAVPYHGPDGIRALLDAIARSAGGTQHKHKENGQPIALLSKDASVTLEPGGQLELSGAALRSFADIRGEIEAHLAQVRRDSHGIAWLACGYRPFGTRDDVPWMPKGRYAAMKSSLGNKGRLALDMMLMTATVQANLDWSDEADLASKVRAATAVSPIVSAMFANSPLVNGRDSGYLDFRYQVWRETDASRCGLLEQMLQPDWGYRRYVEWAIDVPMLFVRNGTEYRDAGDQTFRAWLTSGQLASGEKAQPTLSHWVDHLTTLFPEVRVKRVLELRGADVVPLPLMIALPALWVGILYDKGAREAAAALTSGWKFSELLQFQADVARVALRARGPGGASALELGRDLLRIAQEGLKGWQKTSGLDESRNLDPLSDILGSGRTYAERALELYRASGGDPASVLKLWQIA
- the rmuC gene encoding DNA recombination protein RmuC, with the protein product MHVRPLRQACAQGGNRMIALLALLAAAVALSVLLASSRAQVRDLKSALLARDAELRSEREVRSAESAARAALEARLDSSEEKHQRLQETFAALSRQALDANTAHLVQLADQVLRRAQESSQAELDRRARAVEEMVRPVQESLGRVDEKIGKLEKAGDVTAARLSEQVRALAAQEEKLRDETAKLATALRAPAQRGRWGETQLRRTLELAGLRAHVDFLEQPVAQLADGVLRPDVAVRLPGEKTVLLDAKVPLEAYLKSVEAPEADREALLVAHAAQLRAHVDCLSRKQYWEAFAGSPEMAVLFLPSEGLLAAALEVDPALHEDAFAKRIVLATPATLLALLLTIAHVWKQDAIAANAREIANEGRELHKRIADLSRHMAKLGRALESALKTYNGAVGSFDSRLLPAARRFEELKASAVDVQLDPLAEVEVLPRLPRPASDEGLPDDAN
- a CDS encoding ribosome recycling factor, whose product is MGMAEDILDDLRKRISKTLDDLRRELAKVRTGRANPALLDAVRVDYYGQMSPLNNVSNVTVADPRLIVIKPWEKSMIPVIEKAINAAGLGVNAQSDAEVVRVPIPPLTEERRREFVKLVKHKGEEHKIAIRNERRDAKELIEEAVKEGELTEDDGKKAMEKVQTEVDNGVKKVDEVIGSKEKDLMQV
- a CDS encoding UMP kinase; the encoded protein is MTAPSRPRFKRILLKLSGEALMGEGKYGISPKTLQQIAQEVRDIVGMGVEVGIVIGGGNIFRGVSASTEGMDRASADYMGMLATVINALALQDSLEKLSVYTRVQSAIDMQQLAEPYIRRRAVRHLEKGRVVIFAAGTGNPYFTTDTAASLRAMEIHADVILKATKVDGIYTADPIKDPSATRYKTLSYIEVLGKNLKVMDSTAISLCMDNELPIIVFDLAQRGNIIRVVQGEDVGTLVGTLKPQQQEA
- a CDS encoding AgmX/PglI C-terminal domain-containing protein; amino-acid sequence: MQFSCESCKAQLQIADEKVRGKRLVVRCKRCGAKIALADPLVSKSPPRVIAPGPASSPRAVSVPDSDTESTRAMDSDVLERALRASRRDDIQNGSPPTQRFAAPPPAIPPDPAVWFAMLHGKQTGPMTRTDLETRADEGELGPRTYVWCEGMDSWQRAKDVIELVALFPQLPGPTAAISPAHRSPHVLAASEGQTSSAATEPGATAGADTQPHAYSMDESSAPGSGHAAAAEQAAPKEATPQPRSATEIEPRAVMFGNAVRHGQGPFIVFVGLMALAVAAIVLWIVLGAAPQKPAEPRPEAESSARAGTRVQTPAPGTAEPPSAATAFVGLTADQVRRKLDENKPALQDCVDDARRHDPDLQVGTIRVATTIAPSGQVTEARIDRQSVDESPLGVCLKRATRKIVFPRFSGAAFDVEIPISVGAGR
- a CDS encoding YceI family protein, giving the protein MTLVLAAVLAAASVTLEADPNHSTVGFSVKHMVVTTVRGQFPRFSSTLNWNKDDPSRSAIELKVDPSSINTNNEKRDGHLKSPDFFDVQKCPEMTFKSNRIEKSGDKYKVTGDLTMHCVTKPLSLEASFTEQPIKSPFGTSVYPASATGKLKRSEWGLTWNKALESGGAMVSDDVNLDLEFEFLQKPLEGKKEAQAETKAKK
- a CDS encoding methyltransferase; protein product: MPEARHEEDRVSAVLRRRVRCGDPHLGGCGALSADALIARFEEERSRALGRFGRKQAGLYYTPPTIAAEVLAIALRTSGVEDGRVLDPCAGGGAFLVAAARAGLRDLHGFDLDPGALRVARQALRLCGATARLRRADALRVAPREPADLIVSNPPYGHVSVAAERAFLLRAFPALRGGEIDRYAAFLLRALQLVRPGGAAALLVPDTWMFLSRSGALRQEVIAQAEVAALVDLGKPFASAKDTRVQAVVLVRRPALARATYVARRGKALATVSGGELVATSTRGWFVYRSAAERDLCRAMEANAVPLGSVCKVGYGMRTGNNARHVGRREPRGREIGLLGGEDIVPYALRWRPKTLLDPSPLARLVDRQVGSERVAVQRIRTNALVPWARWLEAAVVGRDRVCLDSLSTLSCGDPERLWALLAWIQAVPLQRYHRLRTTDVNVKPSALRELPVPRALLDDPSSLADLARQRAVADGPGAAHALDRRIDACVYSLFALTGRLVDASERGYWGERYSQEIRQLERCMSDPSGKLARREEIA
- a CDS encoding radical SAM protein is translated as MAGPMRWSLLEPVRSRLADERGSLRKQAATRIALCYPSPYHVGMSSLGFQTIYREIHAHGDAAAERAFLPDDVGAWREARVPLCTYESQQPVASFSCLAFSISYELEITGLFEMLDLAGMPVLREERDDRHPLVVCGGPLTFSNPVPLAPFADVIVLGEAEELIHTLCDALTLPRHELRTRLSQHPGFYVPGLSSTWPGVAKADDDRLPARSQIITPQTELRSMFLIEPERGCSRGCTYCVMRRTTNGGMRTVDPERVLELLPEDARRVGLVGAAVTDHPRIVELVRTLVDEGREVGISSLRADRLCARPELISLLAQSGARTLTTAADGASERLRTALDRRTTAAQLLRVAGLAREAGFQRLKLYLMVGLPGEEDRDLDELAELAGEISRILPLSFGCAPFVAKRNTPMDGTPFVPVEETERRIAYLRAKLRGRAEIRPTSPRWAWVEYMLAQGGEDAGHAALDAWRAGASFAAWKRAFRERGVRPRGERRVADGRLRLPRLAAWPVL